The genomic interval GGCGCTACATGGAGGATCAGGGATTCCTCGAGGTGCAGACTCCCACCCTGGAACTGGTTTACGGCGGGGCGGAAGCCCGTCCTTTCACCACAACTGTCTGGGCGCTCGGCGGGCAGACCATGTTTCTCCGTGTGTCTCTCGAGCTCCCGCTCAAACGGTACATTATCGGCGGCTTTCCGAAGGTGTTCGCGCTGAATACCTGTTTTCGGAACGAGGGGATCGATTCCACGCATAATCCCGAATTCACACTCATGGAGTGGTATGAGGCGTTCACCGACTATGAAGACCAGATGACCCGGTTTGAAAACCTGACCTGCCACATTGTCAAGACCTGCCTGGGATCGCTGAATATTTCCTGCCAGGGCAGGGAAGTCGACCTGACTCCGCCCTGGAAACGTATACGGATTCCCGGGGTCATCGGTGAGCTTTTCGGCTGCGCATTCGAGGACATCGACCGTGAAAAGCTCATCGTCCGCCTGGACAATGAAATGTCCGATGAGAAACTTTCCTTTGTCGGAATGAGCCGTGAGAATTATCGCGCCGAACTGGCTGAAGCCAGGCTGGGGAAGCTGGTGATGGAGGTGGTGGAAAAGGAACTGGAAGCCTCCGGCCGTCTCTGGGCGCCATGCTTCCTCTGCGACCACCCGCGCGACATTTCCCCACTGACCAAGATCAAGCGGGGCAATCCCTCGTTTGTGGAGCGCTTCGAGCCGCATATCGCCGGTATGGAAATGGGAAACGCCTACAGCGAGCTTACCGACCCGGTGGAGCAGTATGAGCGGTTCCTCGCCCAGAGGACCGAGAAATCGGTGAAAGGCTACGAGGAGCACCCGGTTGACATGGATTTCATCCATGCCATCGCCTGCGGAATGCCCCCGACCGGCGGAGTCGGATACGGCATCGACCGTCTGGTCATGCTCATAACCGGGAAAGAATCCATCCGTGATGTCATCGCTTTTCCCATG from Candidatus Latescibacter sp. carries:
- the lysS gene encoding lysine--tRNA ligase, with protein sequence MGSFPDFFQEHRLLKRENLLKEGINPYPYSFSATHTIPDLIAGFDTLAADESTVSCAGRMLSARKMGKSWFLDIIDKGNRFQLYVRKEESSEETVNLVPNLDIGDWLGVTGRLFRTRTGEPTLVVKQLEILGKSVADVPFGKIHDGVATYALSNIEVRRQKRYLDWITDPDSVQRFELRSRIISLIRRYMEDQGFLEVQTPTLELVYGGAEARPFTTTVWALGGQTMFLRVSLELPLKRYIIGGFPKVFALNTCFRNEGIDSTHNPEFTLMEWYEAFTDYEDQMTRFENLTCHIVKTCLGSLNISCQGREVDLTPPWKRIRIPGVIGELFGCAFEDIDREKLIVRLDNEMSDEKLSFVGMSRENYRAELAEARLGKLVMEVVEKELEASGRLWAPCFLCDHPRDISPLTKIKRGNPSFVERFEPHIAGMEMGNAYSELTDPVEQYERFLAQRTEKSVKGYEEHPVDMDFIHAIACGMPPTGGVGYGIDRLVMLITGKESIRDVIAFPMRTN